A region from the Kribbella shirazensis genome encodes:
- a CDS encoding sugar phosphate isomerase/epimerase family protein: MARPITLFTGQWADLPFEEVARLASSWGYDGLEIACWGDHLDVRRAAEDPAYVRDRMDILDKHNLKVWTISNHLLGQAVCDDPIDQRHQAILPAHIWGDGDPEGVRQRAAEEMKTTARAARALGVDVVVGFTGSSIWKTVAMFPPVPPAMLEAGYKDFADRWNPILDVFDEVGVKFAHEVHPSEIAYDYWSTTATLEAIGHRPAFGLNWDPSHFVWQDLDPVGFLWDFKDRIYHVDCKDAKRQVGNGRNGRMGSHLAWGDPRRGWDFVSTGHGDVPWEACFRMLNSIGYDGPISVEWEDAGMDRLVGAAEALQFVRSLAFDPPTASFDAAFSS; the protein is encoded by the coding sequence ATGGCTCGACCGATCACGCTGTTCACCGGCCAGTGGGCCGACCTGCCGTTCGAGGAGGTGGCCAGGCTGGCGTCGTCGTGGGGATACGACGGGCTGGAGATCGCCTGCTGGGGTGACCATCTCGACGTACGGCGGGCCGCCGAGGACCCGGCGTACGTCCGGGACCGGATGGACATCCTGGACAAGCACAACCTGAAGGTGTGGACGATCTCGAACCACCTGCTCGGGCAGGCGGTCTGCGACGACCCGATCGACCAGCGGCACCAGGCGATCCTGCCCGCGCACATCTGGGGCGACGGCGATCCCGAAGGCGTCCGGCAACGGGCCGCCGAGGAGATGAAGACGACCGCGCGGGCGGCCCGGGCGCTCGGCGTGGATGTGGTCGTCGGGTTCACCGGGTCGTCGATCTGGAAGACGGTCGCGATGTTCCCGCCGGTGCCGCCGGCGATGCTCGAGGCGGGGTACAAGGACTTCGCGGACCGGTGGAACCCGATCCTCGACGTGTTCGACGAGGTGGGGGTGAAGTTCGCCCACGAGGTGCACCCGTCGGAGATCGCGTACGACTACTGGTCGACGACCGCGACTCTGGAGGCGATCGGGCACCGGCCGGCGTTCGGGCTGAACTGGGACCCGTCGCACTTCGTCTGGCAGGACCTCGACCCGGTCGGGTTCCTGTGGGACTTCAAGGACCGGATCTACCACGTCGACTGCAAGGACGCGAAGCGCCAGGTCGGCAACGGGCGCAACGGACGGATGGGTTCGCACCTCGCCTGGGGCGACCCGCGCCGCGGCTGGGACTTCGTCTCGACCGGGCACGGGGACGTTCCGTGGGAGGCGTGCTTCCGGATGCTGAACTCGATCGGGTACGACGGTCCGATCTCGGTCGAGTGGGAGGACGCCGGCATGGACCGCCTGGTCGGAGCGGCCGAGGCCCTCCAGTTCGTCCGCTCGCTGGCATTCGACCCGCCCACCGCCTCCTTCGACGCCGCCTTCTCGTCCTAG
- a CDS encoding DUF4383 domain-containing protein, with amino-acid sequence MSDVHANRMTATTGQLAATVVAAVFLLVGVLGFIPGITTDYDTMTFAGHESEALLIGVFQVSVLHNIVHLLFGVVGLAMARTFNGARTYLIGGGVVYLVLWIYGLLIDQASTANFVPLNTADNWLHLVLGVGMVALGLTVGRAAAPRST; translated from the coding sequence ATGTCGGATGTACACGCGAACCGGATGACCGCCACGACAGGACAGCTGGCCGCGACGGTCGTAGCTGCGGTCTTCCTCCTGGTCGGTGTGCTGGGATTCATTCCCGGGATCACCACCGACTACGACACGATGACGTTCGCGGGGCACGAATCGGAGGCATTGCTGATCGGCGTCTTCCAGGTCTCGGTGCTGCACAACATCGTTCACCTGCTGTTCGGCGTTGTCGGTCTGGCGATGGCGCGGACGTTCAACGGTGCCCGGACCTACCTGATCGGCGGTGGCGTCGTCTACCTGGTCCTGTGGATCTACGGACTGCTGATCGACCAGGCCAGTACGGCGAACTTCGTGCCGCTGAACACCGCGGACAACTGGCTGCATCTCGTGCTGGGCGTCGGCATGGTCGCCCTCGGACTGACAGTCGGCCGGGCCGCGGCACCTCGCAGCACCTGA
- a CDS encoding GNAT family N-acetyltransferase — translation MNVREATEADVDTAVDTLTQALVDYPMTRACLDPDGYVERLTQYHRLFLTGIGLPHGGVWVTDDVSAVAIWFPPGLPADVFARHSAAFEELTGSRTALTAEYAKAIALFHPRDPFWLLALAAVHPDRQRQGLGRAVIAPGLATADAAHSPAFVETQDPANVGFYESLGFTVIAELELPHRGPMHYAMYRAADQAGL, via the coding sequence ATGAACGTTCGCGAGGCCACCGAAGCGGACGTCGACACGGCCGTCGACACGCTGACGCAGGCCCTCGTCGACTACCCGATGACCCGCGCCTGCCTCGACCCAGACGGGTACGTCGAACGGCTCACCCAGTACCACCGGCTGTTCCTCACCGGGATCGGGCTGCCGCACGGTGGCGTCTGGGTCACCGACGACGTGAGCGCGGTCGCGATCTGGTTCCCGCCGGGCCTGCCTGCCGACGTCTTCGCCCGGCACAGCGCGGCGTTCGAGGAACTCACCGGGTCCCGGACCGCGCTCACCGCGGAGTACGCGAAGGCGATCGCGCTCTTCCATCCCCGCGACCCGTTCTGGCTGCTCGCGCTCGCCGCCGTGCACCCCGACCGCCAACGCCAGGGCCTCGGCCGCGCCGTCATCGCGCCGGGCCTCGCGACCGCCGACGCCGCCCACTCCCCCGCGTTCGTCGAAACCCAGGATCCCGCGAACGTCGGGTTCTACGAGTCCCTGGGCTTCACCGTCATCGCCGAACTGGAACTGCCGCACCGCGGCCCGATGCACTACGCCATGTACCGCGCCGCGGATCAGGCAGGCTTGTAG
- a CDS encoding sacsin N-terminal ATP-binding-like domain-containing protein: MADDVFGTAGIRERVLAGWAAAPVRFREDANAEEELALGGYVDRLVIELAQNAADAAARAGTPGRVLYEFRDNTLVVANTGAPLDAEGVESLATLRASAKRDGAGSGGEVGRFGVGFSAVLAVSDEPVILSRTGGVRFSRADTAAAIADLASAPLDTEVRRRDGHVPVLRLPFDADGEPPIGYDTVVILPLRDEAAAELVRRLLTESDDALLLALPGLERIEIETDDTRRVLENVDARWWIHRATGVFDDAEREQLLSDRPTEERSRPNWSIVWAVPRTEAGQPGGATANLPGVVHAPTPTDEPFALPALLLATFPLDSTRRHVAKGPLTERLVQEASTAYGELLRERAADGDDVLRLVPTGLAAGTVDRMLRDAILEVLPGVPLLRGVDGTLLRPRDAVVVEGADEAFAEVLAPLVPGLIHARREHRQPLDALRVRRLELSEVIDQLGGQESPTWWRTLYSALSTMTTDPLIREALGTLPVPLADGRLVRGARGLLLPGPEIPVDTLAAFSEYGVRVVHPDAVDPVLERLGAIPATPRTLLEDGAVRTAVEHSADADDPDAIAHAVLGLVAADPSQADGLWWLSDLVLRDADGDPVPANALVLEGSDAQVILDPEEVAPIAHDLVERYGRPALEAVGVLATLGVVTASDVALDQLPEALQDLDGIEDWVYDVAPGGSPYGATVGELLAIRDLDWITDESWPRTLALLGSEPDLRRALVTQVRVVGPDDRPLGVPSYAAWWIREHVLLDDGDPLAGRADPDAEPVLASFLDEAPAWTAGLDPEVRTAVGLVRDAGDLDADGLALVLDRLADPEREVDEAAILTLWTRLGTLALFPGDAPAQVRVLGTDGVTRVIDADRAVVIDGPMWVQREDLGGFVIGSGAAADGLSDLFDVPLAQEVAEGKIDGTGTAADVPAIVRELVPEVPATWWEHEELTVDGVEVSWWVDADGGPHAATFDGLAKALAWAAGRWDQRHVIRAVLNEPDRSVELLVDAVYD, translated from the coding sequence GTGGCTGACGACGTGTTCGGTACGGCGGGGATTCGCGAGCGGGTGCTGGCCGGGTGGGCGGCGGCGCCGGTCCGGTTCCGGGAGGACGCGAACGCCGAGGAGGAGCTGGCACTCGGCGGGTACGTCGACCGCCTGGTGATCGAACTCGCCCAGAACGCCGCCGATGCGGCCGCCCGCGCCGGTACGCCGGGTCGCGTGCTGTACGAGTTCCGCGACAACACTCTCGTCGTCGCCAACACAGGCGCGCCGCTGGACGCCGAGGGCGTCGAGTCCCTCGCGACGCTCCGAGCCTCGGCGAAGCGTGACGGAGCCGGCTCGGGTGGCGAGGTGGGGCGGTTCGGGGTCGGGTTCTCCGCTGTGCTCGCGGTGAGCGATGAACCGGTGATCCTGTCGCGGACCGGCGGTGTGCGATTCTCCCGGGCCGACACCGCCGCCGCGATCGCCGACCTCGCGTCAGCACCTCTGGACACCGAGGTACGCCGTCGCGACGGGCACGTCCCCGTCCTCCGCCTCCCGTTCGACGCCGACGGCGAGCCGCCCATCGGGTACGACACCGTCGTCATCCTCCCGCTGCGCGACGAGGCCGCCGCAGAGCTCGTCCGCCGACTCCTGACCGAGTCCGACGACGCGCTCCTCCTCGCTCTCCCGGGCCTCGAACGCATCGAGATCGAGACCGACGACACCCGCCGAGTCCTCGAGAACGTCGACGCCCGCTGGTGGATCCACCGCGCGACCGGTGTCTTCGACGACGCCGAACGCGAGCAGCTCCTGTCGGACCGGCCCACCGAGGAACGGAGCCGCCCGAACTGGTCCATCGTCTGGGCGGTGCCGCGCACCGAAGCGGGCCAACCGGGCGGGGCGACGGCGAACCTCCCGGGGGTCGTCCACGCACCGACACCGACGGACGAACCGTTCGCACTTCCCGCGTTGCTGTTGGCAACTTTCCCGCTCGACTCCACCCGGCGGCACGTGGCCAAGGGACCGTTGACGGAGCGGCTCGTCCAGGAGGCGTCGACGGCGTACGGCGAACTCCTGCGCGAGCGGGCCGCGGACGGGGACGACGTACTGCGGCTGGTGCCGACCGGGCTCGCGGCGGGGACGGTGGATCGCATGCTGCGGGACGCGATCCTCGAGGTCCTGCCCGGCGTACCACTCCTGCGTGGCGTCGACGGGACCCTCCTGCGCCCGCGCGACGCGGTCGTCGTGGAAGGGGCCGACGAGGCGTTCGCCGAGGTCCTGGCGCCGCTCGTACCAGGCCTCATCCACGCGCGCCGTGAGCATCGACAACCATTGGACGCGCTACGAGTACGACGGCTCGAGCTCTCCGAGGTGATCGACCAGCTCGGGGGACAGGAATCGCCGACCTGGTGGCGCACGCTCTACAGCGCGCTCTCGACCATGACCACCGACCCGCTGATCCGCGAGGCCCTCGGCACCCTCCCGGTACCGCTCGCCGACGGGCGGCTCGTTCGCGGGGCCCGCGGCCTGCTCCTCCCCGGACCGGAGATCCCGGTCGACACGCTCGCCGCCTTCAGTGAGTACGGCGTCCGCGTCGTCCACCCGGACGCCGTCGACCCGGTCCTCGAACGCCTCGGCGCGATCCCCGCCACCCCACGCACGCTCCTCGAAGACGGAGCCGTCCGAACCGCCGTCGAGCACTCCGCCGACGCCGACGACCCGGATGCGATCGCGCACGCCGTCCTCGGACTGGTCGCCGCCGACCCGTCCCAGGCCGACGGCCTGTGGTGGCTCTCCGACCTCGTACTGCGCGACGCCGACGGCGATCCCGTCCCCGCGAACGCCCTCGTCCTCGAGGGCTCCGACGCCCAGGTGATCCTCGACCCCGAGGAGGTCGCGCCGATCGCGCACGACCTCGTCGAGCGCTACGGCAGGCCCGCGCTGGAGGCCGTCGGCGTCCTCGCGACCCTCGGCGTCGTGACCGCCTCCGATGTCGCCCTCGATCAGCTCCCCGAAGCGCTCCAGGACCTCGACGGGATCGAGGACTGGGTGTACGACGTGGCGCCCGGCGGATCGCCGTACGGGGCGACCGTCGGCGAGCTTCTCGCGATCCGCGACCTCGACTGGATCACCGACGAGAGCTGGCCGAGAACCCTTGCACTGCTGGGATCCGAACCCGATCTGCGCCGCGCGCTCGTCACCCAGGTCCGTGTCGTCGGCCCCGACGACCGCCCGCTCGGCGTACCGTCGTACGCCGCCTGGTGGATCCGCGAACACGTCCTCCTCGACGACGGCGACCCGCTCGCCGGCCGCGCCGATCCGGACGCCGAACCGGTGCTCGCGAGCTTCCTCGACGAAGCACCCGCCTGGACAGCCGGCCTCGATCCCGAGGTCCGCACGGCGGTCGGCCTGGTCCGTGACGCCGGCGATCTCGACGCCGACGGTCTCGCGCTCGTCCTCGACCGGTTGGCCGACCCGGAGCGCGAGGTCGACGAGGCCGCGATCCTGACGCTGTGGACGCGGCTCGGCACGCTCGCGCTGTTCCCCGGCGACGCGCCGGCCCAGGTCCGCGTGCTCGGGACGGACGGCGTCACCCGGGTGATCGACGCGGATCGCGCGGTCGTGATCGACGGGCCGATGTGGGTGCAGCGGGAGGACCTCGGCGGTTTCGTGATCGGTTCCGGCGCCGCCGCCGACGGGCTCAGCGACCTGTTCGACGTCCCGCTCGCCCAGGAGGTTGCCGAAGGCAAGATCGACGGCACCGGTACGGCGGCCGACGTGCCGGCGATCGTCCGTGAACTCGTCCCCGAGGTACCGGCGACGTGGTGGGAGCACGAGGAGCTCACCGTCGACGGCGTCGAGGTCTCGTGGTGGGTGGACGCCGACGGCGGCCCGCACGCGGCGACCTTCGACGGGCTGGCCAAGGCGCTGGCCTGGGCGGCCGGCCGGTGGGACCAGCGGCACGTGATCCGCGCGGTCCTCAACGAACCGGACCGTTCCGTGGAACTTCTGGTCGACGCCGTCTACGACTGA
- a CDS encoding GNAT family N-acetyltransferase produces the protein MTDALKSELLAAYDDQLRGTSESADVPTSTDGPVIRVEYASRGFVSYRTLDGLDSAEVDALIARQRDYFAAKGQAVEWKLRGHDKPADLPERLRAAGFEPEEQETVLIAQSADIVERLHGRDSVDGVTIRLVHELADFERIAAMESTVWNEDWSWLADDLVRRHAGGADVYAAEVDGQVVSAAWAVYKKGTEFTGLWGGSTLAEWRGKGIYKALVAIRAARAVELGYKYLNLDASDDSSPILQRLGFVAVTTTTPYVYKPA, from the coding sequence GTGACCGATGCCTTGAAGAGTGAGCTGCTCGCGGCGTACGACGACCAGCTGCGCGGGACCAGCGAGAGCGCCGACGTACCGACCAGCACGGACGGACCGGTGATCCGCGTCGAGTACGCGAGCCGTGGATTTGTCAGCTACCGCACCCTCGACGGCCTCGACAGCGCGGAGGTCGACGCGCTGATCGCCCGCCAGCGTGACTACTTCGCCGCCAAGGGACAAGCCGTCGAGTGGAAGCTGCGCGGGCACGACAAGCCCGCCGATCTGCCCGAGCGGCTGCGCGCGGCCGGGTTCGAGCCCGAGGAGCAGGAGACCGTCCTGATCGCCCAGAGCGCCGACATCGTTGAGCGCCTGCACGGCCGTGACTCGGTCGACGGCGTCACGATCCGCCTGGTACACGAGCTCGCCGACTTCGAGCGGATCGCCGCGATGGAGTCGACGGTCTGGAACGAGGACTGGTCCTGGCTGGCCGACGACCTGGTACGCCGGCACGCGGGCGGCGCGGACGTCTACGCCGCCGAGGTGGACGGGCAGGTCGTCTCCGCTGCCTGGGCCGTGTACAAGAAGGGCACCGAGTTCACCGGGCTCTGGGGCGGCTCGACCCTCGCGGAGTGGCGGGGCAAGGGCATTTACAAGGCGCTGGTCGCGATCCGCGCCGCGCGGGCGGTGGAGCTCGGCTACAAGTACCTCAACCTCGACGCGTCCGACGACAGTTCCCCGATCCTGCAGCGGCTCGGCTTCGTCGCGGTCACCACCACCACGCCGTACGTCTACAAGCCTGCCTGA
- a CDS encoding ABC transporter permease subunit, whose product MTAEAPPVVAVDKSQDSAPRSGVRAWLSRHPLAAYSIRRLGLYLVELWGALTITFFFFRLMPGDPIQTLIQTLQQNYIYNAQASAELIARYQQEFGLTGNLFSQYLKYMEKLVLHGDMGPSLINYPTPAQTVILRSLPWTIGLLGLSAVLAWILGVVIGAIAGWRRGKLGSRIATNLSIALSHVPYFFVALILVYIFAYSMGMLPARSAYDSRIDPGISLAFIGSVLKYGLLPGLSIVLIGTFSWILSTRMLMVPILGEDYLVYAEAKGLKGWRILTRYALRNCYLPQITAFGISLGFIFNGNVLVEQLFNYPGLGTTLVTAIQQLDFNTILGVTNIAIFSVLTAVLLLDLLLPLLDPRVKYWK is encoded by the coding sequence GTGACGGCTGAGGCGCCGCCGGTGGTAGCTGTCGACAAGAGCCAGGACTCCGCACCCCGGTCCGGGGTGCGGGCCTGGCTGTCGCGGCATCCGCTGGCGGCGTACTCGATCCGAAGGCTCGGGCTCTACCTGGTGGAGCTGTGGGGTGCGCTCACCATCACGTTCTTCTTCTTCCGCCTGATGCCCGGCGACCCGATCCAGACCCTGATCCAGACACTGCAGCAGAACTACATCTACAACGCGCAGGCGAGCGCCGAGCTGATCGCGCGCTACCAGCAGGAGTTCGGTCTCACCGGGAACCTGTTCTCCCAGTACCTGAAGTACATGGAGAAGCTGGTCCTGCACGGCGACATGGGACCGTCGCTGATCAACTACCCGACGCCGGCACAGACCGTCATCCTCAGGTCGTTGCCCTGGACGATCGGTCTGCTCGGCCTGTCCGCGGTGCTGGCGTGGATCCTCGGTGTCGTCATCGGCGCGATCGCGGGCTGGCGGCGCGGCAAGCTCGGCTCGCGGATCGCGACGAACCTCTCGATCGCGCTGTCGCACGTGCCGTACTTCTTCGTCGCGCTGATCCTGGTGTACATCTTCGCGTACTCGATGGGCATGCTGCCGGCCAGATCGGCGTACGACTCGCGGATCGACCCCGGGATATCCCTGGCGTTCATCGGCAGCGTGCTCAAGTACGGGCTGCTCCCCGGGTTGTCGATCGTCCTGATCGGGACGTTCAGCTGGATCCTGTCCACCCGGATGCTGATGGTGCCGATCCTCGGCGAGGACTACCTGGTGTACGCCGAGGCGAAGGGCCTGAAGGGCTGGCGGATCCTGACCCGGTACGCGCTGCGGAACTGCTACCTGCCGCAGATCACCGCGTTCGGCATCTCGCTGGGCTTCATCTTCAACGGCAACGTGCTCGTCGAGCAGCTGTTCAACTACCCGGGTCTCGGGACCACGCTGGTCACCGCGATCCAGCAGCTCGACTTCAACACGATCCTCGGGGTGACCAACATCGCGATCTTCTCGGTGCTGACCGCCGTGCTGCTCCTCGACCTCCTGCTCCCGCTGCTTGACCCGCGGGTCAAGTACTGGAAGTGA
- a CDS encoding MarR family transcriptional regulator: protein MKDFVDAHVDLWAGQLPELDRDVEGITVRLQVLTRYLERRREAVLAEYGLQLWEFKTLHMLRRGGTPYRATPGGLAKQLGMSPAALTNRLDALERRGYIERSHDRDDRRKVVATLTSAGNELWERGIGEILRVEEELVHRLPAADRTRLDDLLRQLVLITEKDS, encoded by the coding sequence GTGAAGGATTTCGTGGACGCGCATGTCGACCTCTGGGCGGGGCAGCTGCCGGAGCTCGATCGTGATGTCGAGGGCATCACGGTGCGGCTCCAGGTCCTGACGCGGTACCTGGAGCGTCGCCGGGAGGCCGTGCTCGCCGAGTACGGGTTGCAGCTGTGGGAGTTCAAGACACTGCACATGCTCCGCCGCGGCGGTACGCCGTACCGCGCGACTCCCGGCGGGCTCGCCAAGCAGCTCGGGATGTCGCCCGCGGCGCTCACCAACCGCCTCGACGCCCTGGAGCGCCGCGGCTACATCGAGCGCTCACACGACCGCGACGACCGCCGGAAGGTGGTCGCGACCCTCACCAGCGCGGGCAACGAGCTCTGGGAGCGCGGCATCGGGGAGATCCTCCGGGTCGAGGAGGAGCTCGTCCATCGCCTGCCGGCGGCAGACCGCACGCGCCTGGACGACCTGCTGCGGCAACTCGTCCTGATCACCGAGAAGGATTCCTAG
- a CDS encoding GDSL-type esterase/lipase family protein, which produces MIASGSRYVALGSSFAAGPGISPIVHPPAGRSGNNYAQLVAAELGLDLVDVTYSGATTAHLLDTPQDDAPPQLDALTPDTALVTITVGGNDLEYVGTFLRGSFLNTIAKPATILGRRVANRIRARVSYLKDEASYQTVTDSLTAVVERARERSPEARIVLVDYLTLVGPATRPRLDVPLNEEQLPSIAMMADGLAAAFAKAAAATGADLVAASAASRDHAIGSAEPWTTGFTLLPPTLGGFVPYHPNAAGMRAVAGLVLETLRT; this is translated from the coding sequence GTGATCGCATCCGGCAGTCGGTACGTCGCACTGGGCAGCTCGTTCGCGGCGGGACCGGGGATCAGTCCGATCGTGCATCCGCCGGCCGGCCGTTCGGGCAACAACTACGCGCAGCTGGTCGCAGCCGAGCTCGGTCTCGACCTGGTCGACGTCACGTACTCCGGCGCCACCACCGCCCACCTGCTCGACACCCCGCAGGACGACGCGCCGCCGCAGCTCGACGCGCTCACGCCGGACACCGCGCTCGTGACGATCACCGTCGGCGGCAACGATCTCGAGTACGTCGGCACGTTCCTGCGCGGAAGCTTCCTCAACACGATCGCGAAACCGGCCACGATCCTCGGCCGCCGCGTCGCGAACCGGATCCGCGCACGGGTCAGCTACCTCAAGGACGAGGCGTCGTACCAGACCGTCACCGACTCGCTGACGGCTGTCGTCGAGCGCGCCCGCGAGCGGTCCCCCGAGGCCCGGATCGTGCTCGTCGACTACCTGACCCTGGTCGGACCGGCGACCCGCCCGCGCCTCGACGTACCGCTGAACGAGGAACAGCTGCCGAGCATCGCCATGATGGCCGACGGTCTCGCCGCCGCCTTCGCCAAGGCCGCCGCGGCGACCGGCGCGGACCTCGTCGCCGCGTCGGCAGCCAGCCGCGACCACGCGATCGGATCGGCCGAGCCGTGGACCACCGGCTTCACGCTGCTCCCGCCCACCCTCGGCGGCTTCGTCCCGTACCACCCGAACGCAGCCGGTATGCGCGCGGTCGCCGGCCTCGTCCTGGAAACCCTCCGCACATGA
- a CDS encoding YqjF family protein, with translation MRQRWLELTFVHWAFDPKDLLHFFPPGTRPDTFEGRTYVGLVPFRMVGTGLPYGPGVPYLGSFLETNIRLYSVDETGRRGVVFLSLDANRLAVVAAARAVFGLPYRWARMSHERNGNHHTYTSTVRRSGAQSLVGVQMGERLAPGPLEDFLTARWGLHVHHAGRTWYLPNIHPPWILHTATLTALDADGLLKSVGLTPPDRAPDHVAFSAGVPAEFAVPLRP, from the coding sequence TTGCGGCAGCGGTGGCTGGAGCTGACCTTCGTGCACTGGGCGTTCGACCCGAAGGACCTGCTGCACTTCTTCCCACCCGGGACGCGGCCGGACACCTTCGAGGGCCGGACGTACGTCGGTCTCGTCCCGTTCCGCATGGTCGGCACCGGACTCCCGTACGGACCTGGCGTGCCGTACCTCGGGTCGTTCCTGGAGACGAACATTCGGCTGTACTCCGTCGACGAGACCGGTCGGCGTGGTGTCGTCTTCCTCAGTCTCGACGCGAACCGCCTGGCCGTCGTGGCGGCCGCGCGTGCGGTGTTCGGCTTGCCGTACCGCTGGGCCCGGATGTCCCACGAACGCAACGGCAACCACCACACCTACACGTCGACGGTACGTCGCTCCGGCGCGCAGTCACTCGTCGGCGTTCAGATGGGGGAGCGGCTCGCGCCCGGACCGCTCGAGGACTTCCTCACCGCCCGCTGGGGCCTGCATGTCCACCACGCCGGCCGCACCTGGTACCTCCCGAACATCCACCCGCCCTGGATCCTCCACACCGCGACACTGACAGCCCTCGACGCGGACGGGCTGCTGAAGTCCGTCGGCCTGACGCCGCCCGACCGCGCGCCGGACCATGTCGCGTTCAGCGCGGGCGTCCCCGCGGAGTTCGCCGTACCGCTCAGGCCGTGA
- a CDS encoding ABC transporter substrate-binding protein has translation MNDAPRPQYEDVEDVVRYQLSRRSMLGGGAAAAMTAFLAACSDGGSYSDKPANAKPAATKSIQIGKANIPVPREQTVIVGQVEYTVFDSFNGMIPNGNPSGAGVELATEPLFFLSFATGKLTPWLATEYKYNDDHTELTLKFDPKAHWNDGKPLGANDFRFTVMALKDRPELFGGGGELKEFVKTVEVPDPQTAVVKFLKPTPRFHYNFIAAIAGAPNNILPEHIWKSQDLTKYKDNPPVRSGPYKLKQAIRNQKMFVWEKDPNYWNKDKLDVKPQYVVFQSTSKQLDQASLAFERAEFDVGSIDTQHATQLSNTGYPNLVTTQFHDPNPRVMWLNCDPARGVMAEPKMHWAINHCLDREKIGTSVWDVKVPPAIYPWADYPTNDKWKNDELANKYKFEYSLEKATALLDEIAPKNAAGKRTYKGKEINLEIITPAQVDKAEYAIANVLKTDLAKVGVPCTLRSLSGSVHDEKFQRGEYDIDSQWAGFAIDPAQLYTDWDSSKAQPIGKNAANKNKMRFRDPAFDEIIRKLTGMDPESEEAKPLLEQALEIYFQKLPLLPVIQTGYPQYFNTAFWKDWPTDDNLYEVPLNWWPHFIFVLAKISATGQKGPA, from the coding sequence ATGAATGACGCACCGCGCCCGCAGTACGAAGATGTCGAAGATGTCGTCCGGTACCAGTTGAGCCGTCGCAGCATGCTCGGAGGAGGTGCCGCGGCAGCGATGACCGCTTTCCTGGCAGCCTGCTCCGACGGCGGCTCCTACTCGGACAAGCCGGCCAACGCCAAGCCCGCCGCCACCAAGTCCATCCAGATCGGCAAGGCCAACATCCCGGTCCCGCGGGAGCAGACGGTGATCGTCGGCCAGGTCGAGTACACCGTCTTCGACAGCTTCAACGGGATGATCCCGAACGGCAACCCGAGTGGTGCCGGCGTGGAGCTGGCCACCGAGCCGCTGTTCTTCCTCAGCTTCGCCACCGGCAAGCTCACGCCGTGGCTGGCGACCGAGTACAAGTACAACGACGACCACACCGAGCTGACGCTCAAGTTCGACCCGAAGGCCCACTGGAACGACGGTAAGCCGCTCGGTGCGAACGACTTCAGGTTCACGGTGATGGCGCTCAAGGACCGGCCCGAGCTGTTCGGCGGCGGCGGCGAACTGAAGGAGTTCGTCAAGACCGTCGAGGTGCCCGACCCGCAGACGGCGGTGGTCAAGTTCCTCAAACCGACGCCGCGGTTCCACTACAACTTCATCGCGGCGATCGCGGGCGCGCCGAACAACATCCTGCCCGAGCACATCTGGAAGTCGCAGGACCTGACGAAGTACAAGGACAACCCGCCGGTCCGCTCCGGCCCGTACAAGCTGAAGCAGGCGATCCGGAACCAGAAGATGTTCGTCTGGGAGAAGGACCCGAACTACTGGAACAAGGACAAGCTCGACGTCAAGCCGCAGTACGTCGTGTTCCAGAGCACCTCGAAGCAGCTCGACCAGGCGTCGCTGGCGTTCGAGCGCGCGGAGTTCGACGTCGGCTCGATCGACACCCAGCACGCCACCCAGCTGAGCAACACCGGCTACCCGAACCTGGTCACGACGCAGTTCCACGACCCGAACCCACGGGTGATGTGGCTGAACTGCGACCCGGCCAGGGGCGTGATGGCGGAGCCGAAGATGCACTGGGCCATCAACCACTGCCTCGACCGGGAGAAGATCGGGACGTCGGTGTGGGACGTGAAGGTGCCGCCCGCGATCTACCCGTGGGCGGACTACCCGACCAACGACAAGTGGAAGAACGACGAGCTGGCGAACAAGTACAAGTTCGAGTACAGCCTGGAGAAGGCGACCGCGCTGCTCGACGAGATCGCGCCGAAGAACGCGGCCGGCAAGCGCACGTACAAGGGCAAGGAGATCAACCTCGAGATCATCACGCCCGCGCAGGTCGACAAGGCCGAGTACGCGATCGCGAACGTGCTGAAGACCGATCTCGCCAAGGTCGGCGTGCCGTGCACGCTGCGCAGCCTTTCCGGCAGTGTGCACGACGAGAAGTTCCAGCGCGGTGAGTACGACATCGACTCCCAGTGGGCCGGGTTCGCCATCGACCCCGCACAGCTCTACACCGACTGGGACAGCAGCAAGGCCCAACCGATCGGCAAGAACGCCGCGAACAAGAACAAGATGCGGTTCCGGGATCCGGCGTTCGACGAGATCATCCGGAAGCTGACCGGGATGGACCCGGAAAGCGAGGAGGCCAAGCCGCTGCTCGAGCAGGCCCTGGAGATCTACTTCCAGAAACTGCCGCTGCTGCCGGTCATCCAGACCGGGTACCCGCAGTACTTCAACACCGCGTTCTGGAAGGACTGGCCGACCGACGACAACCTGTACGAGGTGCCGTTGAACTGGTGGCCGCACTTCATCTTCGTGCTCGCCAAGATCAGCGCCACCGGGCAGAAGGGACCGGCGTGA